Within the Acidobacteriota bacterium genome, the region ACCCACGTGAAATCAATGCCCTGATGATCGAAGCCGGTATTCCGGCACCAGCCAGCCCAGGTTCTGGACGCGGTCTGACCGTCAGTCGGATCGAACCCCAATTACTCGATGCGGTGGTTCGGATGGTTCGACTCCTGGAAACACCGCAGGACATTCGCCTGCTGATGCCGCTGATTATGCGGGAAATTTTGTACCGGCTGCTCACAGGTGAACAAAGCACCCAGTTGCGCCAGATTGCCCTGGCCAACAGCCAGACCCAGCGTATCGCCAAAGTCATCAACTGGCTCAAGTTTAATTATGACAAGCCGTTACGGATTGAGAACATCGCCCGTGAAGTCAATATGAGCCCGTCGGCGCTCCATCATCATTTCAAAGCCGTCACTGCCATGAGTCCGCTTCAATACCAGAAGCAGATTCGACTCCAGGAAGCCCGCCGCCTGATGTTGAGCGAAGCCCTGGATGCCGCCACAGCGAGCTTCAACGTCGG harbors:
- a CDS encoding AraC family transcriptional regulator, coding for MSVQILSDTALEQSFQEKRLELAALIERFTSQDGAHQTAITPLCLFRASSPSEPVHAVYEPALCLVAQGAKEVLLADELYRYDQANYLLVAVDLPIVGQVIEARPEVPYLGLRLNLDPREINALMIEAGIPAPASPGSGRGLTVSRIEPQLLDAVVRMVRLLETPQDIRLLMPLIMREILYRLLTGEQSTQLRQIALANSQTQRIAKVINWLKFNYDKPLRIENIAREVNMSPSALHHHFKAVTAMSPLQYQKQIRLQEARRLMLSEALDAATASFNVGYESPSQFSREYSRLFGAPPQRDIARLRSAS